CGCCCGCCACGAGGGTGGGGGAGAGGGTGAGGCAGAGCTCGTCGACGAGGTCGGCCGCCACGAGCTGGCCGAGGAGGCTGGGCCCGCCCTCCGCGAGCACGACCGTCGTGCCTGCAGCAGCCAGGTGGGCGAGCGCAGCGGGCAGGTCCACCCCGCCCCGGCCGGCGATGACGACGTCGGCCACCCCCGCGGCGGCTGCGAGGCGTTCGCTGTCGGCATCCTCCGGTGCGATCACGAGGCAGCGGCTGGCCGGGTCGGAGAACAGCTCGCCGTCGAAGTCGAGATCGAGCGTGCGGGTGACGAGGGCGATGCGGGGCTTGGCGGTCTGACCGCGCGCCTGGCGCGCCGCCTGGAGCTCGGGTGGCGTGCGAGGCGGCCCGTAACCCTCGGCTCGAGCGGTCCCGGCGGCGACCAGGATCACGTCCGGAATCGCGCGGAGAGCGGTGAAGGCCGCCCGGTCGACCGGACCCCCGAGCGCGCCCGAACGGCCCTCGACCGCGGTGGCGCCGTCGGTGCTCGCCACCATGTTCACGAGCACCCAGGGCC
The genomic region above belongs to Acidimicrobiales bacterium and contains:
- a CDS encoding pyrimidine reductase family protein gives rise to the protein MRQLLPAALPEVDPVTTYAGDARPAPEGRPWVLVNMVASTDGATAVEGRSGALGGPVDRAAFTALRAIPDVILVAAGTARAEGYGPPRTPPELQAARQARGQTAKPRIALVTRTLDLDFDGELFSDPASRCLVIAPEDADSERLAAAAGVADVVIAGRGGVDLPAALAHLAAAGTTVVLAEGGPSLLGQLVAADLVDELCLTLSPTLVAGESARIVHGPDLPSGLAPLHLDRVLEQDGTLLLRYLVDRQR